Proteins encoded in a region of the Podarcis muralis chromosome 6, rPodMur119.hap1.1, whole genome shotgun sequence genome:
- the U2SURP gene encoding U2 snRNP-associated SURP motif-containing protein isoform X4: MADKTPGGSQKASAKARVPDTTRVTGSPENHPLLESKLKAFSIGKMSAAKRTLSKKEQEELKKKEDEKAAAEIYEEFLAAFEGSDGNKVKTFVRGGIVNASKEHETDEKRGKIYKPSSRFADQKTQSQSQSSSSNERPPSLLIIETKKPPLKKGEKEKKKSNLELFKEELKQIQEERDERHKTKGRLSRFEPPQSDSDGQRRSMDTPSRRNRSSVLDDYAPGSHDVGDPSTTNLYLGNINPQMNEEMLCQEFGRFGPLASVKIMWPRTDEERARERNCGFVAFMNRRDAERALKNLNGKMIMSFEMKLGWGKAVPIPPHPIYIPPSMMEHTLPPPPSGLPFNAQPRERLKNPNAPMLPPPKNKEDFEKTLSQAIVKVVIPTERNLLALIHRMIEFVVREGPMFEAMIMNREINNPMFRFLFENQTPAHVYYRWKLYSILQGESPTKWRTEDFRMFKNGSFWRPPPLNPYLHGMSEEQEPEAFVEEPSKKGALKEEQRDKLEEILRGLTPRKNDIGDAMVFCLNNAEAAEEIVDCIAESLSILKTPLPKKIARLYLVSDVLYNSSAKVANASYYRKFFETKLCQIYSDLNATYRTIQGHLQSENFKQRVMTCFRAWEDWAIYPEPFLIKLQNIFLGLVNIIEEKEVEEVPDDLDGAPIEEELDGAPLEDVDGIPIDVAPIDDLDGVPIKTLDDDLDGVPLDASEESKKNEPIFKVAPSKWEAVDEAALEAQAVTTSKWELFDQHEESEEEENQNQEEESEDEEDTQSSKSEEHHMYSNPIREEMSDSKSSSKYSEMSEEKRAKLREIELKVMKFQDELESGKRPKKPGQSFSEQVEHYRDKLLQREKEKELERERERDKKDKEKSESRSKEKKEKEECTPTRKDRKRRHSTSPSPSRSCGSRRAKSPSPKSERSERSERSHKESSRSRSSHKDSPRDASKKAKRSPSGSRTPKRSRRSRSRSPKKSGKKSRSQSRSPHRSHKKSKKSKH, encoded by the exons atggcggacaaGACGCCAGGCGGTTCGCAGAAGGCCAGTGCGAAG GCCAGGGTGCCGGACACAACACGTGTAACTGGATCTCCAGAGAATCAT CCACTTTTAGAAAGCAAACTTAAAGCATTTAGTATTGGCAAGATGAGTGCTGCCAAGAGAACTTTAAGCAAGAAAGAACAGGAAGAATTGAAAAAGAAG GAGGATGAGAAGGCAGCTGCAGAAATTTATGAAGAATTCCTTGCTGCCTTTGAAGGAAGTGATGGTAATAAAGTGAAGACATTTGTCAGAGGAGGTATTGTTAATGCATCTAAAG AACACGAAACTGATGAGAAACGAGGAAAAATCTACAAACCTTCATCAAGATTTGCAGATCAAAAaacccagagccagagccagtcATCATCTTCTAATGAGAGGCCTCCATCCCTTCTAATAATAGAAACCAAAAAGCCA CCTTTGaagaagggggagaaagaaaagaaaaagagcaatTTGGAGCTTTTTAAAGAAGAATTAAAACA AATTCAAGAAGAGCGTGATGAAAGACATAAAACCAAAGGTAGATTAAGTCGTTTTGAGCCGCCTCAATCGGATTCAGATGGCCAACGCCGTTCCA TGGATACGCCTTCAAGAAGAAACAGATCTTCGG tattGGATGACTATGCTCCAGGTTCACATGATGTAGGAGATCCAAGTACGACAAATTTGTACCTGGGAAACATTAATCCCCAG ATGAATGAAGAGATGCTGTGTCAAGAATTTGGACGCTTTGGGCCTCTGGCAAGTGTCAAAATTATGTGGCCAAGAACTGATGAAGAAAGAGCGAGAGAGAGGAATTGTGGATTTGTTGCTTTCATGAATAGGAGGGATGCTGAACGTGCGCTAAAGAACTTAAACG GCAAGATGATCATGTCTTTTGAAATGAAACTAGGCTGGGGCAAAGCTGTTCCTATTCCTCCACATCCTATATATattcccccctccatgatggagcATACTCTCCCGCCACCTCCTTCAGGCCTGCCATTTAATGCTCAGCCCAGAGAGAGGTTGAAGAACCCAAATGCTCCAATGTTGCCGCCGCCAAAAAACAAGGAGGATTTTGAGAAG ACTCTGTCGCAAGCCATAGTCAAAGTGGTTATCCCAACAGAAAg gaATTTGCTTGCGCTGATACATCGAATGATAGAGTTTGTGGTGCGTGAAGGACCTATGTTTGAAGCCATGATTATGAACAGAGAAATCAACAATCCAATGTTCAG gTTTTTATTTGAGAACCAGACTCCAGCCCATGTATACTACAGGTGGAAGCTTTATTCAATTCTACAG ggtgAATCACCAACCAAATGGAGGACTGAAGACTTCCGTATGTTTAAAAATGGGTCATTTTGGAGGCCACCTCCTTTAAATCCGTATCTCCATGGGATGTCAGAAGAACAAGAACCTGAAGCATTCGTAGAGGAACCTAGCAAGAAGGGTGCACTTAAGGAGGA ACAGAGGGACAAGTTAGAGGAAATCCTGCGTGGGTTAACACCGCGTAAGAATGATATTGGAGATGCAATGGTTTTCTGTCTTAATAATGCTGAAGCTGCTGAAGAAATTGTAGACTGCATTGCTGAGTCACTATCCATCTTGAAGACTCCACTTCCTAAAAAG attgCAAGATTATATTTGGTGTCGGATGTGTTGTACAATTCTTCCGCAAAGGTTGCCAATGCTTCATATTACAGAAAATT TTTTGAGACAAAACTTTGCCAGATATACTCTGATCTGAATGCTACATACCGAACAATACAAGGCCATTTACAGTCTGAAAACTTTAAG CAACGGGTAATGACATGCTTCAGAGCATGGGAAGACTGGGCGATTTATCCAGAACCATTTTTGATCAAACTGCAGAATATTTTCTTGGGGCTTGTAAATATTATTGAAGAAAAGGAAGTGGAG GAAGTACCCGATGATCTCGATGGAGCTCCCATTGAGGAAGAGCTTGATGGTGCTCCTCTGGAAGATGTGGATGGAATTCCTATTGATGTTGCTCCAATTGATGATCTTGATGGAGTCCCTATTAAGACGCTTGATGATGACCTTGATGGTGTTCCCT TGGATGCTTCTGAAGAGTCTAAAAAAAATGAGCCAATTTTCAAAGTTGCCCCTTCAAAGTGGGAAGCAGTAGATGAAGCTGCACTTGAAGCTCAAG CGGTAACAACATCTAAATGGGAGCTTTTTGACCAGCATGAGgaatctgaagaagaagaaaatcagaa ccaagagGAAGAAAGTGAAGATGAAGAGGACACCCAGAGTTCTAAATCAGAGGAGCATCACATGTACTCCAATCCAATCAGAGAAGAAATGTCAGATTCAAAATCTTCAAGCAAGTACTCAGAAATGAGTGAGGAAAAGCGTGCCAAACTCAGAGAAATTGAG CTGAAGGTAATGAAGTTTCAAGATGAGTTGGAATCTGGAAAAAGACCCAAGAAGCCAGGCCAGAGTTTTTCAGAACAGGTCGAACACTACCGTGACAAACTGCTCCAAAGG gagaaagaaaaggagctggagagggaaagggaaagagacaagAAGGACAAAGAGAAATCTGAATCCAGAtcaaaagagaagaaagagaaagaagaatgtACACCAACAAGAAAAGACAG gaaaaggcGACACAGCACATCACCCAGTCCGTCCCGCAGCTGTGGGAGCAGGCGAGCAAAATCACCGTCGCCAAAATCGGAACGCTCGGAGCGATCTGAAAGATCCCACAAAGAAAGCTCACGCTCCAGGTCATCTCACAAGGATTCTCCCAGAGATGCCAGTAAAAAAGCTAAAAG GTCGCCGTCTGGCTCAAGGACACCCAAAAGATCAAGGAGGTCGCGATCCAGGTCACCTAAAAAGTCAGGAAAAAAATCCAGATCTCAATCCCGCTCTCCACACAGATCCCACAAGAAGTCAAAGAAGAGCAAACACTGA
- the U2SURP gene encoding U2 snRNP-associated SURP motif-containing protein isoform X3 — protein MADKTPGGSQKASAKARVPDTTRVTGSPENHPLLESKLKAFSIGKMSAAKRTLSKKEQEELKKKEDEKAAAEIYEEFLAAFEGSDGNKVKTFVRGGIVNASKEHETDEKRGKIYKPSSRFADQKTQSQSQSSSSNERPPSLLIIETKKPPLKKGEKEKKKSNLELFKEELKQIQEERDERHKTKGRLSRFEPPQSDSDGQRRSMDTPSRRNRSSGVLDDYAPGSHDVGDPSTTNLYLGNINPQMNEEMLCQEFGRFGPLASVKIMWPRTDEERARERNCGFVAFMNRRDAERALKNLNGKMIMSFEMKLGWGKAVPIPPHPIYIPPSMMEHTLPPPPSGLPFNAQPRERLKNPNAPMLPPPKNKEDFEKTLSQAIVKVVIPTERNLLALIHRMIEFVVREGPMFEAMIMNREINNPMFRFLFENQTPAHVYYRWKLYSILQGESPTKWRTEDFRMFKNGSFWRPPPLNPYLHGMSEEQEPEAFVEEPSKKGALKEEQRDKLEEILRGLTPRKNDIGDAMVFCLNNAEAAEEIVDCIAESLSILKTPLPKKIARLYLVSDVLYNSSAKVANASYYRKFFETKLCQIYSDLNATYRTIQGHLQSENFKQRVMTCFRAWEDWAIYPEPFLIKLQNIFLGLVNIIEEKEVEEVPDDLDGAPIEEELDGAPLEDVDGIPIDVAPIDDLDGVPIKTLDDDLDGVPLDASEESKKNEPIFKVAPSKWEAVDEAALEAQAVTTSKWELFDQHEESEEEENQNQEEESEDEEDTQSSKSEEHHMYSNPIREEMSDSKSSSKYSEMSEEKRAKLREIELKVMKFQDELESGKRPKKPGQSFSEQVEHYRDKLLQREKEKELERERERDKKDKEKSESRSKEKKEKEECTPTRKDRKRRHSTSPSPSRSCGSRRAKSPSPKSERSERSERSHKESSRSRSSHKDSPRDASKKAKRSPSGSRTPKRSRRSRSRSPKKSGKKSRSQSRSPHRSHKKSKKSKH, from the exons atggcggacaaGACGCCAGGCGGTTCGCAGAAGGCCAGTGCGAAG GCCAGGGTGCCGGACACAACACGTGTAACTGGATCTCCAGAGAATCAT CCACTTTTAGAAAGCAAACTTAAAGCATTTAGTATTGGCAAGATGAGTGCTGCCAAGAGAACTTTAAGCAAGAAAGAACAGGAAGAATTGAAAAAGAAG GAGGATGAGAAGGCAGCTGCAGAAATTTATGAAGAATTCCTTGCTGCCTTTGAAGGAAGTGATGGTAATAAAGTGAAGACATTTGTCAGAGGAGGTATTGTTAATGCATCTAAAG AACACGAAACTGATGAGAAACGAGGAAAAATCTACAAACCTTCATCAAGATTTGCAGATCAAAAaacccagagccagagccagtcATCATCTTCTAATGAGAGGCCTCCATCCCTTCTAATAATAGAAACCAAAAAGCCA CCTTTGaagaagggggagaaagaaaagaaaaagagcaatTTGGAGCTTTTTAAAGAAGAATTAAAACA AATTCAAGAAGAGCGTGATGAAAGACATAAAACCAAAGGTAGATTAAGTCGTTTTGAGCCGCCTCAATCGGATTCAGATGGCCAACGCCGTTCCA TGGATACGCCTTCAAGAAGAAACAGATCTTCGGGTG tattGGATGACTATGCTCCAGGTTCACATGATGTAGGAGATCCAAGTACGACAAATTTGTACCTGGGAAACATTAATCCCCAG ATGAATGAAGAGATGCTGTGTCAAGAATTTGGACGCTTTGGGCCTCTGGCAAGTGTCAAAATTATGTGGCCAAGAACTGATGAAGAAAGAGCGAGAGAGAGGAATTGTGGATTTGTTGCTTTCATGAATAGGAGGGATGCTGAACGTGCGCTAAAGAACTTAAACG GCAAGATGATCATGTCTTTTGAAATGAAACTAGGCTGGGGCAAAGCTGTTCCTATTCCTCCACATCCTATATATattcccccctccatgatggagcATACTCTCCCGCCACCTCCTTCAGGCCTGCCATTTAATGCTCAGCCCAGAGAGAGGTTGAAGAACCCAAATGCTCCAATGTTGCCGCCGCCAAAAAACAAGGAGGATTTTGAGAAG ACTCTGTCGCAAGCCATAGTCAAAGTGGTTATCCCAACAGAAAg gaATTTGCTTGCGCTGATACATCGAATGATAGAGTTTGTGGTGCGTGAAGGACCTATGTTTGAAGCCATGATTATGAACAGAGAAATCAACAATCCAATGTTCAG gTTTTTATTTGAGAACCAGACTCCAGCCCATGTATACTACAGGTGGAAGCTTTATTCAATTCTACAG ggtgAATCACCAACCAAATGGAGGACTGAAGACTTCCGTATGTTTAAAAATGGGTCATTTTGGAGGCCACCTCCTTTAAATCCGTATCTCCATGGGATGTCAGAAGAACAAGAACCTGAAGCATTCGTAGAGGAACCTAGCAAGAAGGGTGCACTTAAGGAGGA ACAGAGGGACAAGTTAGAGGAAATCCTGCGTGGGTTAACACCGCGTAAGAATGATATTGGAGATGCAATGGTTTTCTGTCTTAATAATGCTGAAGCTGCTGAAGAAATTGTAGACTGCATTGCTGAGTCACTATCCATCTTGAAGACTCCACTTCCTAAAAAG attgCAAGATTATATTTGGTGTCGGATGTGTTGTACAATTCTTCCGCAAAGGTTGCCAATGCTTCATATTACAGAAAATT TTTTGAGACAAAACTTTGCCAGATATACTCTGATCTGAATGCTACATACCGAACAATACAAGGCCATTTACAGTCTGAAAACTTTAAG CAACGGGTAATGACATGCTTCAGAGCATGGGAAGACTGGGCGATTTATCCAGAACCATTTTTGATCAAACTGCAGAATATTTTCTTGGGGCTTGTAAATATTATTGAAGAAAAGGAAGTGGAG GAAGTACCCGATGATCTCGATGGAGCTCCCATTGAGGAAGAGCTTGATGGTGCTCCTCTGGAAGATGTGGATGGAATTCCTATTGATGTTGCTCCAATTGATGATCTTGATGGAGTCCCTATTAAGACGCTTGATGATGACCTTGATGGTGTTCCCT TGGATGCTTCTGAAGAGTCTAAAAAAAATGAGCCAATTTTCAAAGTTGCCCCTTCAAAGTGGGAAGCAGTAGATGAAGCTGCACTTGAAGCTCAAG CGGTAACAACATCTAAATGGGAGCTTTTTGACCAGCATGAGgaatctgaagaagaagaaaatcagaa ccaagagGAAGAAAGTGAAGATGAAGAGGACACCCAGAGTTCTAAATCAGAGGAGCATCACATGTACTCCAATCCAATCAGAGAAGAAATGTCAGATTCAAAATCTTCAAGCAAGTACTCAGAAATGAGTGAGGAAAAGCGTGCCAAACTCAGAGAAATTGAG CTGAAGGTAATGAAGTTTCAAGATGAGTTGGAATCTGGAAAAAGACCCAAGAAGCCAGGCCAGAGTTTTTCAGAACAGGTCGAACACTACCGTGACAAACTGCTCCAAAGG gagaaagaaaaggagctggagagggaaagggaaagagacaagAAGGACAAAGAGAAATCTGAATCCAGAtcaaaagagaagaaagagaaagaagaatgtACACCAACAAGAAAAGACAG gaaaaggcGACACAGCACATCACCCAGTCCGTCCCGCAGCTGTGGGAGCAGGCGAGCAAAATCACCGTCGCCAAAATCGGAACGCTCGGAGCGATCTGAAAGATCCCACAAAGAAAGCTCACGCTCCAGGTCATCTCACAAGGATTCTCCCAGAGATGCCAGTAAAAAAGCTAAAAG GTCGCCGTCTGGCTCAAGGACACCCAAAAGATCAAGGAGGTCGCGATCCAGGTCACCTAAAAAGTCAGGAAAAAAATCCAGATCTCAATCCCGCTCTCCACACAGATCCCACAAGAAGTCAAAGAAGAGCAAACACTGA
- the U2SURP gene encoding U2 snRNP-associated SURP motif-containing protein isoform X1 has protein sequence MADKTPGGSQKASAKARVPDTTRVTGSPENHPLLESKLKAFSIGKMSAAKRTLSKKEQEELKKKEDEKAAAEIYEEFLAAFEGSDGNKVKTFVRGGIVNASKEEHETDEKRGKIYKPSSRFADQKTQSQSQSSSSNERPPSLLIIETKKPPLKKGEKEKKKSNLELFKEELKQIQEERDERHKTKGRLSRFEPPQSDSDGQRRSMDTPSRRNRSSGVLDDYAPGSHDVGDPSTTNLYLGNINPQMNEEMLCQEFGRFGPLASVKIMWPRTDEERARERNCGFVAFMNRRDAERALKNLNGKMIMSFEMKLGWGKAVPIPPHPIYIPPSMMEHTLPPPPSGLPFNAQPRERLKNPNAPMLPPPKNKEDFEKTLSQAIVKVVIPTERNLLALIHRMIEFVVREGPMFEAMIMNREINNPMFRFLFENQTPAHVYYRWKLYSILQGESPTKWRTEDFRMFKNGSFWRPPPLNPYLHGMSEEQEPEAFVEEPSKKGALKEEQRDKLEEILRGLTPRKNDIGDAMVFCLNNAEAAEEIVDCIAESLSILKTPLPKKIARLYLVSDVLYNSSAKVANASYYRKFFETKLCQIYSDLNATYRTIQGHLQSENFKQRVMTCFRAWEDWAIYPEPFLIKLQNIFLGLVNIIEEKEVEEVPDDLDGAPIEEELDGAPLEDVDGIPIDVAPIDDLDGVPIKTLDDDLDGVPLDASEESKKNEPIFKVAPSKWEAVDEAALEAQAVTTSKWELFDQHEESEEEENQNQEEESEDEEDTQSSKSEEHHMYSNPIREEMSDSKSSSKYSEMSEEKRAKLREIELKVMKFQDELESGKRPKKPGQSFSEQVEHYRDKLLQREKEKELERERERDKKDKEKSESRSKEKKEKEECTPTRKDRKRRHSTSPSPSRSCGSRRAKSPSPKSERSERSERSHKESSRSRSSHKDSPRDASKKAKRSPSGSRTPKRSRRSRSRSPKKSGKKSRSQSRSPHRSHKKSKKSKH, from the exons atggcggacaaGACGCCAGGCGGTTCGCAGAAGGCCAGTGCGAAG GCCAGGGTGCCGGACACAACACGTGTAACTGGATCTCCAGAGAATCAT CCACTTTTAGAAAGCAAACTTAAAGCATTTAGTATTGGCAAGATGAGTGCTGCCAAGAGAACTTTAAGCAAGAAAGAACAGGAAGAATTGAAAAAGAAG GAGGATGAGAAGGCAGCTGCAGAAATTTATGAAGAATTCCTTGCTGCCTTTGAAGGAAGTGATGGTAATAAAGTGAAGACATTTGTCAGAGGAGGTATTGTTAATGCATCTAAAG AAGAACACGAAACTGATGAGAAACGAGGAAAAATCTACAAACCTTCATCAAGATTTGCAGATCAAAAaacccagagccagagccagtcATCATCTTCTAATGAGAGGCCTCCATCCCTTCTAATAATAGAAACCAAAAAGCCA CCTTTGaagaagggggagaaagaaaagaaaaagagcaatTTGGAGCTTTTTAAAGAAGAATTAAAACA AATTCAAGAAGAGCGTGATGAAAGACATAAAACCAAAGGTAGATTAAGTCGTTTTGAGCCGCCTCAATCGGATTCAGATGGCCAACGCCGTTCCA TGGATACGCCTTCAAGAAGAAACAGATCTTCGGGTG tattGGATGACTATGCTCCAGGTTCACATGATGTAGGAGATCCAAGTACGACAAATTTGTACCTGGGAAACATTAATCCCCAG ATGAATGAAGAGATGCTGTGTCAAGAATTTGGACGCTTTGGGCCTCTGGCAAGTGTCAAAATTATGTGGCCAAGAACTGATGAAGAAAGAGCGAGAGAGAGGAATTGTGGATTTGTTGCTTTCATGAATAGGAGGGATGCTGAACGTGCGCTAAAGAACTTAAACG GCAAGATGATCATGTCTTTTGAAATGAAACTAGGCTGGGGCAAAGCTGTTCCTATTCCTCCACATCCTATATATattcccccctccatgatggagcATACTCTCCCGCCACCTCCTTCAGGCCTGCCATTTAATGCTCAGCCCAGAGAGAGGTTGAAGAACCCAAATGCTCCAATGTTGCCGCCGCCAAAAAACAAGGAGGATTTTGAGAAG ACTCTGTCGCAAGCCATAGTCAAAGTGGTTATCCCAACAGAAAg gaATTTGCTTGCGCTGATACATCGAATGATAGAGTTTGTGGTGCGTGAAGGACCTATGTTTGAAGCCATGATTATGAACAGAGAAATCAACAATCCAATGTTCAG gTTTTTATTTGAGAACCAGACTCCAGCCCATGTATACTACAGGTGGAAGCTTTATTCAATTCTACAG ggtgAATCACCAACCAAATGGAGGACTGAAGACTTCCGTATGTTTAAAAATGGGTCATTTTGGAGGCCACCTCCTTTAAATCCGTATCTCCATGGGATGTCAGAAGAACAAGAACCTGAAGCATTCGTAGAGGAACCTAGCAAGAAGGGTGCACTTAAGGAGGA ACAGAGGGACAAGTTAGAGGAAATCCTGCGTGGGTTAACACCGCGTAAGAATGATATTGGAGATGCAATGGTTTTCTGTCTTAATAATGCTGAAGCTGCTGAAGAAATTGTAGACTGCATTGCTGAGTCACTATCCATCTTGAAGACTCCACTTCCTAAAAAG attgCAAGATTATATTTGGTGTCGGATGTGTTGTACAATTCTTCCGCAAAGGTTGCCAATGCTTCATATTACAGAAAATT TTTTGAGACAAAACTTTGCCAGATATACTCTGATCTGAATGCTACATACCGAACAATACAAGGCCATTTACAGTCTGAAAACTTTAAG CAACGGGTAATGACATGCTTCAGAGCATGGGAAGACTGGGCGATTTATCCAGAACCATTTTTGATCAAACTGCAGAATATTTTCTTGGGGCTTGTAAATATTATTGAAGAAAAGGAAGTGGAG GAAGTACCCGATGATCTCGATGGAGCTCCCATTGAGGAAGAGCTTGATGGTGCTCCTCTGGAAGATGTGGATGGAATTCCTATTGATGTTGCTCCAATTGATGATCTTGATGGAGTCCCTATTAAGACGCTTGATGATGACCTTGATGGTGTTCCCT TGGATGCTTCTGAAGAGTCTAAAAAAAATGAGCCAATTTTCAAAGTTGCCCCTTCAAAGTGGGAAGCAGTAGATGAAGCTGCACTTGAAGCTCAAG CGGTAACAACATCTAAATGGGAGCTTTTTGACCAGCATGAGgaatctgaagaagaagaaaatcagaa ccaagagGAAGAAAGTGAAGATGAAGAGGACACCCAGAGTTCTAAATCAGAGGAGCATCACATGTACTCCAATCCAATCAGAGAAGAAATGTCAGATTCAAAATCTTCAAGCAAGTACTCAGAAATGAGTGAGGAAAAGCGTGCCAAACTCAGAGAAATTGAG CTGAAGGTAATGAAGTTTCAAGATGAGTTGGAATCTGGAAAAAGACCCAAGAAGCCAGGCCAGAGTTTTTCAGAACAGGTCGAACACTACCGTGACAAACTGCTCCAAAGG gagaaagaaaaggagctggagagggaaagggaaagagacaagAAGGACAAAGAGAAATCTGAATCCAGAtcaaaagagaagaaagagaaagaagaatgtACACCAACAAGAAAAGACAG gaaaaggcGACACAGCACATCACCCAGTCCGTCCCGCAGCTGTGGGAGCAGGCGAGCAAAATCACCGTCGCCAAAATCGGAACGCTCGGAGCGATCTGAAAGATCCCACAAAGAAAGCTCACGCTCCAGGTCATCTCACAAGGATTCTCCCAGAGATGCCAGTAAAAAAGCTAAAAG GTCGCCGTCTGGCTCAAGGACACCCAAAAGATCAAGGAGGTCGCGATCCAGGTCACCTAAAAAGTCAGGAAAAAAATCCAGATCTCAATCCCGCTCTCCACACAGATCCCACAAGAAGTCAAAGAAGAGCAAACACTGA